TAAAACTATATCCTTATTTTTTATTAAATAGCAAAGTAATTCAAATTCCTTTGGAGAAAGATATACATTCTCATTATCTACTTTAACCTCATGACCTTCCTTATTTATGTAGAGTCCGTCATAACTATTCTGCTTATTTTGATTTTCTTCCTCAGAATATGTTCTTTTCAAAAGTGCCTTTATTTTGGCTACCAATACTTTTGGACTCACTGGCTTAGTTACATAACTATCCGTCCCAAGTTGAAATCCTAAAAGCTGCTCCTCATCCTCAGCTCTAGCTGTAAGCATAATTATAGGCACATTGGAAATCTTTCTAAGTTCTTTACATGCCGTCCATCCATCCATTACAGGCATCATTATATCCAGCACTACTAAATCAACATGATTTTCTTTAAATTTTTCTAGTGCTTCCTGACCATTTCCTGCTGGAATCATATTCAATCCTTCACTTTTTAAATAGGCTTCTATGAGAAACCTCATTCTTTCTTCATCATCTACCATTAAAATAGTCTTGCTCATTTAAATATCTCCTAAAATATATTATTTTTTAATTAACTCAACTTTCAACTCAAAAACTTACATACATAATTATAATATAATTCTATATTATAATTTACACAACAATATATTTAAAGAAGTTTAGAAGTTTTCTAACTTAAAAATCAACTTATACGCAGGCATATTTTTACAACAATGAAGCTCATTTAAATATTTTGTAAATAAAGCTTAGTAAAAAATATACAGAGTATAAGTTGATTTTTCGTTTAGAAACTCTATAAATCCAATTTATTTTCTATAAGATATGCTGTAGCATAGAATAATCCTACAAGTATTGCTATAGACATAAAAATTGATGCTATATTAATGTCAACTCCAGATGTTGTAATATTAACAGGAGTATGAGAAGCCATATTAAAGTTTAACACATTCAATTTAAAGCTTTGAGGAAATATGCCAGAAATGGATTCATCTATTTTTCCCTGAGTTATACATAAAATTACAAATATTATAAAAGACCCAAGTTTTCCAAATCTTCTATTCTTTATTGCCACTTTACTTAAAGTTATGGAAATATATACAGTAAGCAAAAAGGTAATGTATATAATCAAAACTACTATAATTGAAAATAATACAAATTTAACATTTACAATTCTTATTAGTTCTAAAAAAGTCACTTTTATATCAATT
The genomic region above belongs to Clostridium sp. AWRP and contains:
- a CDS encoding response regulator transcription factor, coding for MSKTILMVDDEERMRFLIEAYLKSEGLNMIPAGNGQEALEKFKENHVDLVVLDIMMPVMDGWTACKELRKISNVPIIMLTARAEDEEQLLGFQLGTDSYVTKPVSPKVLVAKIKALLKRTYSEEENQNKQNSYDGLYINKEGHEVKVDNENVYLSPKEFELLCYLIKNKDIVLSREKILDAIWGIDYYGDLRTVDTHVKRLREKLGVKSYLIATVRGVGYKFEVKKQ